The nucleotide sequence ACGATTTTGAcccatttgaaaaaaaaataattaaaaatcaacaacacaaaataaccttacctaccttacatttttgcaaagtttTTAACTTGCTggtttagaaaatatatgaaacatttgaaagaacataccttttgttgtcttcacatccagtcaaactacctctttgaagcaaaaaagcaaaaacatttTCTATGTCAttggttcatcatacacaatgtcatgatcgacactttcaTTGTCCAAATCATCACCCAAATCATCGTCCATTTGCACAAACTcatcaccagaatctaaaatatcatctctaCTATTCATCActaaggtcaagatcagaaccgtcctgaataacaagttctagcactcttttcaagttaataCGTCTtgtagcagaacgatccgccatcttggaaaagtcaaaacacgtgggtcgcacaccgtcaaaaaaatcaaattattccCAACAATTGAACGGagggaactgtttacagtgaatggttccactgtagacagGCAGAAGTTTATTgcgggggttgtttcccttggttcACActgttaaaaattcgtgatatccgtcggatcGTAACTTCCAATGTGTCGGCAACGCAAAGCAAAGCTGTCGGAACAACGCGAATGAGTTAAATCCCGTATTTCAGGGCATGTCATTTTTTGGTTTTTCTAAATCGGGCGTTCTACCCTGGAGACGTTTTCTGGggttaggcacaaaaaaaatagtctgtttacggtatcccgaccgaccctattttttcgcgtgaccctagactatttttttggggggaaaaggctttgttttgggcaaaataacttaaaggtactgaacttgtcaaatccaggtgcacggagcccctggggcttttagtcatacctcaggcagctatccgttagaagaactaccaagtttcattgacttgcacccaaagagtcaagaactgcgatttttttacgaattaatttcgtactcggacccggctggtcttgacctatttttggatctaaatttagatcaggtagatcaccacatgtgcacatcatgcacaaaaagacacgtcactagcaaactatgtcagacatcatcatgagtttgtgtaaaacaaaatggaggccggatcggaatcactcagttgaatcgaactccgaccgcaaacaccacgtaataactaggttaatttatgcactcgcgtgaacaagaaactgtcgagcttcacagatgtcgtcgttgggtagttttgggtttgttttactaccataggaggattttttaactgtaaatgcactcagctgcaacaaaaacgcaaaacgaaggctgtgagctgcactgtgcctttaaaaatatgattttttagaagaaaaaaaaagaaaaaaatcctgacctaccgaccctattttttttgcctatgttaccgtaaacagactatttttattttttttgccttatgatCATTGCCATTCGACCACAACCGTAATCTTTAAATATCCTTGTGTCGGACATGGTCTGTCTGAACCGCCCGAAAACGGTGGCTTTGGGCGTAGATTGATTTTCAAAACAGTGTTTTAAACTTTAAAAGCACTCTTGAAAAGATTTTCCCTGGCAGTAATCATGATACATATCACAGTCTGGAAATTCCTTCGGGAAAGGTCAACACTGCAGCAGGAGACCCATCACCCTTATAGGACATTCGGttcaatgaaatgaaaatggaaTGAAAATAGCTGTATGGATTTGTTGTCACAACTGACAAGTCGTTCGAAACTCTTTCATGCTGTGATGTaatgaaaaaagagaaagtagAGATATCATTAGTTCGTCTAGGTTGCACAATATTTTTTTAACACATGAGTTCACCTCGTATAACACATACGTACTacagggcctcacatccacgtcggacatcagacatatgaggatatttttttcaaatgtccaATACATTTTTCGTGcaggaggacaaatgtcctattgtttttgtcacaaagtggtcaatgtccgattattctatcatttgatccggacatcgtgagtacttctcaatttacagtagtttgaatgctattttatcgatgtatTGCGAAGCGATGGGTAGCAGACGAAATTAGACACTTTGTGCCTCTAGCACCAAAGAGTTTCCATTAGGCTCGCAACTCGGAATGCTCGAAGCCAgttgagagttgcctcccttcgcgctttccccgaaaataacaaacatgccgcctaaacgaaaactgatcccagaaaagggacagaagaAATTACACTTCAAGTCCCTTCCCTCATCATCTGTCAGTAGCACGGAAACTGAGCTTCCTCCAGCCCCAGAGCAGTTAGAGCCCGATCGCCCAGGTGAGAATGTCGATCGCGATAGACAAACATCGGAGCCGAAGAAagacactaccccctccctcacccccacgcGTAACTTCGTCTGCAGTTATTTCCTGAAAACATCTAcagttgttaacccgtgatttgtaaaaatgtaaaaatattttacaaatcacgtcgaacctaaaaccgcgatttgtaaaaatgtaaaaatggaaaaatatcgcattccacaaagtaatgcatgccttttattattattatttttcttgtttagagcctctacgctgagtggtgggggtggttttagttccacatcccattttggtgcaatcccattttgccgccgtcccattttttgccccatcccatttttgcgacatttcacaagccaaacgtcattttactaacatgtcataacaatagcgcgacatcccattttgacaccatatcccatttggccgccatgccgtttcaccgcattccatttcgcccccatcccattgtcgcgacatttcacaagccaagcgtcattttactttcgtgtcataacaattgcgcgacatcccattttgacaccatcccatttggccgccatcccattttttatttattcttcttgccaagcctcactatactactatgctgcgttattcaactaggaagacattccgttttcgCCAAATCCcaattttgccacaatccaaaatgtcgcgaaatagggatggcggcgaaatgggatgacggcaaaacggcatggcgacaaaatggaatgtggcgctagtggtatgacacggtggtaaaatgacacttggcctgtgaaatgtcgcgaaaatgggatgggggcaaaatgggataacggcaaaacgggattgcgccaaaatgggatgtggagctaatggtagatgacatggtggtaacatgacacttggcctgtaaaatgtcgcaaaaatgggatgggggcgaaatgggctaacggcgaaacgggattgcgccaaaatgggatgtggagctaatggtacatgatatggtggtaaaatgacacttaacctgagaaatgtcgccaaaatgggatgggggcaaattgggataacggcgaaacgggactaatagatcccttgcctttggggtagtgcgactctgtcactgctagctttccactgggaggaagcgaccggaatttcccaacgatgggacatcctagtaatgaaaaaaaaaaaaatcttaaaattaacagtcgcgctaccccaaaagtcaagggatttagtttttggctcacgtaagtgtagcctatgcgatgctaacttttgtctgtctgtgcgtatgtatgtatatggtagaaactctaacatttgaagacgtcacattacattgacgtcacattatgacgtaagagggtttgacgtcacgcgaaggaattactgaaagtctcggtcattgtttttttgagcgggccgagactagttggcagtcgtgtccctgtaagtaggctacatgcagacagacagatctagatctagtgtctcgctttcttgcacagtttcacctatgctctttctgtgtgtgtgtgtgtgtgtgtgtgtgtgtgacggagtgattgagtgattgagtgattgagtttgtgttactgtttgtcgatttcttacttgagccttgaaggcttcgcttcttgttgtcccttgactttggagatgacaagaaaatatcgggcgcaaaaacgtgatttgtaaaaattgttacaaatcacgcgccccgcgatttgtaaaaaattgttacaaatcgcgaggcgcgccccgtgatttgtaacaatttttacatttttacaaatcacgggttaacaacagTCTTAGCAACATATTAATGGATTTGTCCTGCTTGCCTTTTCCAGTGCCTGTCAGGGAGGTTGTGCAGACATTGGAAGGACAAgctgcagtcagcactcactGTGATACCTGGCTAAAACAAGAAacgcagacaccagaaacaaaGACTGCAGTCACCGCTCACAGTGGTGAATGgttgaaacaagagatacagacacaagcaacacacactgcagtcactgttactgtttgtcaatttgtttgtttgttactgaagcatgaagctggtttgagagctcgcagacctcacagaggagctgtcctcacccgccgccatcgccagaaccgagtgcagtggggcaaccagcaccttcgctggaccgtccggaatcactggagacacgtgtggttcagcgacgagtcctacttcctgctccagcgacatgatggtcggaggagggtctaccggagagt is from Littorina saxatilis isolate snail1 linkage group LG5, US_GU_Lsax_2.0, whole genome shotgun sequence and encodes:
- the LOC138967308 gene encoding uncharacterized protein, which translates into the protein MEEEGDTAILSDVKIEIDVAEETPQYWLMTEPQPYVPVREVVQTLEGQAAVSTHCDTWLKQETQTPETKTAVTAHSGEWLKQEIQTQATHTAVTVTVCQFVCLLLKHEAGLRARRPHRGAVLTRRHRQNRVQWGNQHLRWTVRNHWRHVWFSDESYFLLQRHDGRRRVYRRVNERYAPNCVDEAPVHGGGGVMVWGAINTAGRSTLVHVQGRITAQRYVEEILRPHALPLLADQDAIFQQDNAMAAGEDSSSVRSASSQTSFMQAVPHGLVR